The proteins below come from a single Mercenaria mercenaria strain notata chromosome 3, MADL_Memer_1, whole genome shotgun sequence genomic window:
- the LOC123524318 gene encoding thiol S-methyltransferase METTL7B-like, producing MEVEYSNMYTAVSFFAILGLAWCLRRPFRFHILQRISARKINGDTSFLNKLLWKEKVEMFQFLYEYKENSNTNLTVLDVGSGPAANLAFLPKNTKLVCLDPNPHLKGYIDENLKKCDNDIDTDIVQGYAENMPFENELFDATICTVALCVVQNIEKSLDEIKRVLKPGGKLFFLEHVTVEDKRLYTYLLWCAMIPLARLLYGCHVTRDTVKSIKNAGFSDLRLQYVYPKTDIILLRKCIIGVATK from the exons ATGGAAGTTGAATATAGTAATATGTACACAGCAGTATCTTTCTTCGCGATTTTAGGCCTTGCCTGGTGTTTGAGACGACCATTCAGATTTCATATTTTGCAAAGGATATCTGCACGGAAAATTAACGGGGAcacatcatttttaaataaattgttatGGAAGGAGAAGGTTGAAATGTTCCAGTTTCTGTATGAATATAAAGAAAATAGCAACACGAACTTGACCGTACTTGATGTTGGATCAGGACCAGCTGCTAATCTTGCTTTTCTtccaaaaaatacaaaattagttTGCCTGGATCCAAATCCACATTTAAAAGGATACATCGATGAAAACTTGAAGAAGTGTGATAATGATATAGACACGGATATTGTTCAAGGATACGCTGAGAACATGCCGTTTGAAAACGAACTATTCGACGCCACAATCTGTACGGTAGCACTGTGTGTTGTACAAAACATTGAGAAGTCACTGGATGAAATTAAGAGGGTTTTAAAACCA gGAGGAAAATTGTTTTTTCTGGAGCATGTAACCGTCGAGGACAAACGACTCTACACGTATCTGTTATGGTGTGCAATGATTCCATTGGCTCGTCTATTATACGGCTGTCATGTGACTCGGGATACTGTGAAATCCATAAAAAACGCCGGATTTTCTGATTTGCGGCTGCAATACGTATACCCGAAAACAGATATCATTCTCCTGAGAAAATGTATCATTGGAGTAGCGACAAAATGA